One Passer domesticus isolate bPasDom1 unplaced genomic scaffold, bPasDom1.hap1 HAP1_SCAFFOLD_37, whole genome shotgun sequence genomic window carries:
- the LOC135292480 gene encoding U1 small nuclear ribonucleoprotein A-like: MAGQDPRPDHSICTNSLKEKIQKDAGGLRQSLGAIFWPFGQILDILVRRSLRLRGQAFVPSEEMSSGTNAPRSLQGFPFYDKPMRIQHARPGSASAAEGKGTLVERERERDKRGAKGGEAPAPKGAGPERRAVGKAPKHILFLPQLPDEPKELMLSVLCTQFPVPGAALVPGRRDIAWLQLDTEVQAGTAREALQGSSITQSSARKISCAKR, encoded by the exons ATGGCGGGGCAGGACCCCCGGCCCGACCACAGCATCTGCACCAACAGCCTGAAGGAGAAGATCCAGAAGGACGCTGGGGGGCTGAga cagtccCTGGGCGCCATTTTCTGGCCCTTTGGgcagattttggacattttggtGCGGCGCAGTCTCCGCCTGCGGGGCCAGGCCTTCGTCCCCTCCGAGGAGATGAGCAGCGGCACCAACGCCCCGcgctccctgcagggcttccccTT CTACGACAAGCCCATG CGGATCCAGCACGCCCGGCCGGGCTCGGCCAGCGCGGCCGAGGGGAAGGGAACGTTGgtggagcgggagcgggagcgggacaAGCGCGGAGCCAAGGGGGGAGAGGCCCCGGCCCCAAAgggagcggggccggagcgCAGGG ctgtgggaaaagccccGAAGCACATCCtgttcctgccccagctccctgacGAGCCCAAGGAGCTGATGCTCTCCGTGCTCTGCACCCA GTTCCCGGTTCCAGGAGCTGCGCTGGTGCCCGGGCGCCGCGACATCGCCTGGCTGCAGTTGGACACCGAGGTGCAGGCGGGCACCGCCCGcgaggccctgcagggctccagcaTCACCCAGAGCAGCGCCAGGAAGATCTCCTGCGCCAAAAGGTGA